A single Pseudomonas sp. DC1.2 DNA region contains:
- the fae gene encoding formaldehyde-activating enzyme, producing the protein MKELDLYIGEGFEGPGVNAAHINILIGPRNGPAGQAFANSLASPSQGHCPFMVIAQPNIPVKPMTLYVNKAAISSDLHGNATWGASQAGIAKAVLEALLDGTLPPEAEDEWAIVTANWVNPACDDLDAVYLNNYNACRTAIRAALTGKPETAQLADVVDHISNPFYTPKA; encoded by the coding sequence ATGAAAGAACTCGACCTGTACATCGGTGAAGGTTTCGAAGGCCCAGGCGTGAACGCCGCGCACATCAACATTCTGATCGGCCCGCGCAATGGTCCCGCGGGGCAGGCGTTTGCCAACAGTCTGGCGTCGCCGAGCCAGGGTCATTGCCCGTTTATGGTGATCGCGCAGCCGAACATTCCAGTCAAGCCAATGACCCTTTACGTCAACAAAGCTGCGATCAGTAGCGACCTGCACGGCAACGCTACGTGGGGCGCGTCCCAGGCCGGTATTGCAAAGGCTGTGTTGGAAGCGTTGCTGGACGGCACCTTGCCGCCGGAAGCAGAAGACGAGTGGGCCATCGTCACCGCCAACTGGGTCAACCCGGCCTGCGATGACCTCGATGCGGTTTACCTGAACAACTACAACGCTTGCCGCACCGCGATCCGCGCCGCCCTGACCGGCAAACCGGAAACCGCGCAACTGGCGGATGTGGTCGATCACATCAGCAACCCTTTCTACACCCCAAAAGCCTGA
- a CDS encoding MFS transporter, which yields MPAQSIKIDDLPIGRFHLKIAGLTFGAHFTDGYILGLIGIAFTLLSPQMHLDALWQGLIGASALLGLFLGSLFFGWISDKVGRQKIFLVSFVLITLASVMQFYVETAMQLFLCRVLIGIGLGGDFSVGHAMLAEFSPKKQRGVLLGSFSVIWTFGYVAATFVGTAMLNLGDDAWRWMLASSAIPAFLILIARIGTPESPRWLVNQGRVAEARAIVKKHLGDNVELDETRSSETRSGYAVLFSREYRKRTAFNCLFFVCIVMPYFAIYTFLPSILQKMGLAEGFGTELMLNLLLILGALIGIGCTVKFSRRGFLINSFIVLAVALFILAVLPGSAAFLMVLVFGVFTLVLSAVSNLVGVFPAESFPTEVRASGIGLATAVSRLGSAVSTFLLPVSVAGIGLSPTMGILAAILALGAIISWAWAPETKSLTLSQACKAQSPVESGAPVMTKVAVPL from the coding sequence ATGCCCGCTCAATCTATAAAAATCGATGACCTGCCCATTGGGCGCTTCCATCTTAAAATCGCCGGTCTGACCTTCGGCGCGCACTTTACCGACGGCTACATTCTCGGTTTGATTGGTATCGCCTTTACGCTGCTCAGTCCGCAGATGCACCTCGACGCTTTGTGGCAGGGGCTGATCGGTGCGTCGGCGCTGCTGGGGCTGTTTCTCGGTAGCCTGTTCTTTGGCTGGATATCGGACAAAGTTGGCCGGCAGAAAATATTTTTGGTCAGCTTTGTGCTGATCACCCTGGCCTCGGTCATGCAGTTCTACGTCGAAACGGCGATGCAATTGTTTCTTTGTCGGGTGCTGATCGGCATCGGCCTGGGCGGTGATTTCAGCGTCGGGCATGCGATGCTTGCCGAGTTTTCGCCAAAAAAACAGCGTGGCGTGTTACTCGGTTCATTCAGCGTGATCTGGACCTTTGGCTATGTCGCCGCGACCTTCGTCGGCACGGCGATGCTCAACCTGGGCGATGACGCCTGGCGCTGGATGTTGGCCTCGTCGGCGATTCCGGCCTTCTTGATTCTGATTGCGCGCATTGGCACGCCAGAGTCACCGCGCTGGCTGGTCAATCAGGGGCGTGTTGCCGAAGCGCGGGCGATTGTCAAAAAACACCTGGGCGATAACGTCGAGCTCGACGAGACCCGATCCAGCGAAACCCGCTCTGGCTATGCCGTGCTGTTCAGCCGGGAGTACCGCAAGCGCACGGCTTTCAATTGCCTGTTCTTCGTCTGCATCGTCATGCCGTACTTTGCGATCTACACCTTCCTGCCCTCCATCTTGCAGAAGATGGGCTTGGCTGAAGGCTTCGGCACCGAGTTGATGTTGAACCTGCTGCTGATCCTCGGTGCGTTGATCGGGATCGGATGCACGGTGAAATTTTCGCGTCGGGGCTTCTTGATTAACTCGTTTATTGTACTGGCGGTGGCGCTGTTTATCCTCGCGGTCCTGCCCGGCAGTGCGGCCTTTTTGATGGTATTGGTATTCGGCGTTTTCACCCTGGTGCTGTCGGCGGTGAGTAACCTGGTGGGCGTGTTTCCGGCCGAGAGCTTCCCGACCGAAGTGCGGGCCAGCGGGATTGGTCTTGCGACCGCTGTCAGTCGCTTGGGCTCAGCGGTCAGCACTTTTTTATTGCCAGTGAGTGTGGCCGGGATAGGGCTAAGCCCGACCATGGGCATACTGGCGGCCATTTTGGCGCTCGGTGCGATCATTTCATGGGCCTGGGCGCCCGAGACAAAATCCTTGACGCTGAGCCAGGCGTGCAAGGCGCAGAGTCCGGTGGAGAGCGGGGCGCCAGTCATGACAAAGGTCGCAGTCCCCCTCTAA
- a CDS encoding aldo/keto reductase, with protein MQYIRLGNSGLQVSRLCLGTMNMGTPDWKPWIFDEKKSEPIVAHALDNGVNFIDLADFYSAGVGEEVVGRIVKRLARREDLVITTKVGYGTRNGINASGHSRKHIMDGIDASLKRLNMDYVDVFMLHYFDVNTPVEETMSAMNDIVRSGKARYIGVSTMLTGQLAKILMACERNGWVKPINMQLQLNCAYREEEREMIPFCRDQGLGVSVFSPLARGLLTADVQSTRNQTDFFTQQMYSDEASLQIAHSVQRVARARGVSNAQIAQAWVANHPGVDCMLVGADTTAQFDSALAALETQLDAEERYELERNYTPCDVINDYTAGKRILRSARPGLERFNLTEAVA; from the coding sequence ATGCAATACATTCGTTTGGGCAACTCCGGCCTGCAAGTTTCCCGCCTGTGCCTGGGCACCATGAACATGGGCACCCCGGACTGGAAACCGTGGATTTTCGATGAGAAGAAGAGCGAACCAATCGTTGCGCATGCTTTGGACAACGGGGTGAATTTTATCGACCTGGCGGACTTCTATTCCGCTGGCGTCGGCGAGGAGGTGGTGGGGCGCATCGTCAAGCGGCTGGCCCGACGTGAAGACCTGGTGATCACCACCAAAGTCGGCTACGGCACCCGCAACGGCATCAATGCCAGCGGTCACTCGCGCAAGCACATCATGGACGGCATCGATGCATCACTTAAACGCCTGAACATGGATTACGTCGATGTGTTCATGCTGCATTACTTCGATGTGAACACCCCGGTTGAAGAAACCATGAGCGCCATGAACGACATCGTGCGTTCCGGCAAGGCCCGTTATATCGGCGTCTCGACCATGCTCACCGGGCAATTGGCAAAGATTCTCATGGCCTGCGAACGTAATGGCTGGGTCAAGCCGATCAACATGCAGCTGCAATTGAACTGTGCCTACCGCGAAGAAGAGCGCGAGATGATCCCGTTCTGCCGCGATCAGGGCCTCGGCGTTTCTGTGTTCAGTCCGTTGGCGCGGGGTTTGCTGACCGCAGACGTGCAATCGACCCGCAACCAGACCGATTTTTTCACCCAGCAGATGTACAGCGACGAAGCCTCACTCCAGATCGCCCATTCGGTACAACGCGTGGCCCGTGCCCGCGGCGTATCGAACGCGCAGATTGCACAAGCCTGGGTCGCCAATCATCCGGGCGTCGATTGCATGCTGGTGGGCGCCGACACCACTGCGCAGTTCGACAGTGCCCTGGCGGCACTGGAGACTCAGCTCGATGCTGAAGAACGGTATGAGCTGGAGCGCAATTACACGCCGTGCGACGTGATTAACGATTACACCGCCGGCAAACGTATTCTGCGTTCGGCTCGTCCGGGTCTGGAACGCTTCAATCTGACCGAGGCTGTGGCATGA
- a CDS encoding YceI family protein, whose product MHPRTWCFAAWALTVPFTDLPSAEAAEYTQVNATASQISFTYNQMGSRVYGTFGKFEGSLDFDTRHPEVAHAALTIDVSSIDAGSSDANSELQKPAWFDTATWPVGTFESSRVQALGDNRYLITGQLTLKGLTREVDVQVVLKPQSGVGVFDGQIILKRDDFKIGSGEWADGVVSNEIDIKFRVVAPQR is encoded by the coding sequence ATGCATCCTCGAACCTGGTGTTTTGCCGCCTGGGCGCTCACGGTCCCGTTCACTGACTTGCCCAGTGCCGAGGCTGCCGAATACACACAGGTCAACGCGACCGCCAGTCAAATCAGCTTTACCTACAATCAAATGGGTTCCAGGGTGTATGGCACGTTCGGCAAGTTCGAGGGCTCCCTTGATTTCGACACCCGGCACCCCGAAGTCGCCCATGCCGCGCTGACCATCGATGTGTCCAGCATCGATGCTGGCAGCAGCGACGCGAACAGCGAATTACAAAAGCCTGCCTGGTTCGACACGGCCACCTGGCCGGTGGGGACGTTTGAGTCGAGCCGAGTACAAGCGCTGGGCGACAATCGCTACCTGATTACCGGCCAATTGACGCTCAAGGGCTTGACCCGCGAGGTTGATGTTCAGGTGGTGTTGAAGCCGCAAAGCGGTGTCGGGGTTTTTGATGGCCAGATCATTCTCAAGCGTGATGATTTCAAGATCGGCAGCGGGGAATGGGCTGATGGTGTGGTCTCTAATGAAATCGACATCAAGTTCCGGGTGGTGGCGCCGCAACGTTAG
- a CDS encoding class I SAM-dependent methyltransferase: protein MTPDALRNLHTHLLAALATAPAETRRLFHGRGRCWPGLEQLTVDWLQGVVLVSLFKEPAPQQLDDLKQLLMDTVASAEWQQSGAHTLLLQHRYLLQSTTEWLLGDALEEMTITEGGLRYRVDLGRKQNTGLFLDMRYGRNWVRANADGKRVLNLFAYTCGFSVAALEGGAEHVVNLDMSSPALNRGRDNHRLNGHDMSRVSFLGHDLFKSWGKVIGKGPYDLVIIDPPSFQKGSFLLTKDYQRVLRRLPELLTGDGTVLACMNDPAFGPDFLINGVTLEAPSLRFVERLDNPPEFPDVDAESGLKALVFKQGD, encoded by the coding sequence ATGACCCCTGACGCCCTGCGCAACTTGCACACTCATTTGCTGGCAGCCCTTGCCACGGCCCCGGCTGAAACCCGACGCCTGTTTCACGGCCGCGGCCGCTGCTGGCCTGGACTTGAGCAATTGACCGTCGACTGGTTGCAGGGCGTGGTACTGGTGTCGTTGTTCAAAGAGCCGGCCCCGCAACAACTGGACGACTTGAAGCAACTGCTGATGGACACTGTCGCGTCCGCCGAATGGCAACAGTCAGGTGCGCACACGCTATTGCTGCAACACCGCTACCTGCTGCAAAGCACCACTGAATGGCTGTTGGGGGATGCGCTCGAGGAGATGACCATCACCGAGGGCGGGCTGCGTTATCGAGTGGACCTGGGGCGCAAACAAAACACCGGCCTGTTCCTCGACATGCGCTACGGCCGCAACTGGGTGCGGGCGAATGCCGACGGCAAGCGCGTGTTGAACCTGTTTGCCTACACCTGCGGATTCTCGGTAGCCGCCCTCGAAGGGGGCGCCGAGCACGTGGTCAATCTGGACATGTCGAGCCCCGCCCTGAACCGGGGCCGCGACAATCATCGGCTCAACGGCCACGACATGAGCCGCGTCAGTTTTCTCGGCCACGACCTGTTCAAGTCGTGGGGCAAGGTGATTGGCAAAGGGCCTTACGACCTGGTCATCATCGACCCGCCGTCGTTTCAGAAAGGTAGTTTTCTGCTGACCAAGGATTACCAGCGCGTATTGCGCCGGCTGCCGGAGCTGCTCACCGGTGACGGCACGGTGCTGGCCTGCATGAACGACCCGGCGTTCGGCCCGGACTTCCTTATCAACGGCGTCACCCTCGAAGCGCCGAGCCTGCGCTTTGTTGAGCGCCTGGACAATCCGCCGGAATTTCCCGATGTCGATGCCGAGTCCGGCTTGAAGGCGCTGGTGTTCAAACAAGGCGACTGA
- a CDS encoding molybdopterin-dependent oxidoreductase, with protein MKKRIEGLDESSILADARKVLAPRIEDRSRRSFLLRGLTLGGVAMLSGCNLSDNDSVETALSSMSRFNDRVQGWLFNPNAMAPTYPESMITRPFPFNAFYGIDEAPTVEEASYRLEVTGMVADKRSWPLEELRAMAQTEQITRHICVEGWSAIGRWGGVRFSDFLKRVGADTGAKYVGFKCADDYYTSIDMATALHAQTLLTLTYDGTVLPRQYGFPMKLRMPTKLGYKNPKHIQAIFVTNTYPGGYWEDQGYNWFGGS; from the coding sequence ATGAAAAAGCGCATCGAAGGGTTGGACGAGTCGTCGATCCTGGCAGACGCCAGAAAAGTGCTGGCCCCGCGAATCGAGGACCGCTCGCGACGCTCGTTCCTGCTGCGAGGCCTGACGTTGGGCGGGGTGGCCATGCTGTCGGGCTGCAACCTGAGTGACAACGACAGTGTTGAAACCGCGCTGTCGTCGATGTCCCGCTTCAACGACCGGGTGCAGGGCTGGCTGTTCAACCCCAATGCCATGGCGCCGACCTATCCGGAATCGATGATCACCCGGCCGTTTCCCTTTAATGCCTTTTACGGCATCGACGAGGCACCCACCGTCGAAGAAGCCAGTTATCGGCTGGAAGTGACGGGTATGGTCGCCGACAAACGCAGTTGGCCGCTTGAAGAGTTGCGGGCCATGGCCCAGACCGAGCAAATCACCCGGCACATTTGCGTCGAAGGCTGGAGCGCCATCGGTCGCTGGGGTGGCGTGCGCTTCAGCGACTTTCTCAAGCGTGTTGGCGCTGACACTGGCGCGAAGTACGTCGGCTTCAAATGCGCGGACGACTACTACACCAGCATCGATATGGCCACAGCCCTGCATGCACAAACCCTGCTGACGCTGACCTATGACGGCACTGTCCTGCCGCGTCAGTACGGCTTCCCGATGAAGCTGCGCATGCCGACCAAGCTTGGCTACAAGAATCCCAAACACATTCAAGCGATTTTCGTCACCAACACCTACCCCGGTGGCTACTGGGAAGACCAGGGCTACAACTGGTTCGGGGGCAGCTGA
- a CDS encoding NAD-dependent succinate-semialdehyde dehydrogenase: MSVLIRNGNFIDGQWSSGGPTYPVLNPANGELIAEVQKSGAEETNLAIAAANRALPAWRKLTAKERSQRLKRWSELMLSHQKDLATLLSREQGKPLAEAMGEVVYAASFLEWFAEEAKRAYGDVIPSHKADARIIVIKEAIGVVAAITPWNFPLAMVTRKVGPALAAGCTMILKPSEETPLSAFALAVLAEQAGIPAGVFNVVSGDAVAIGGALQASGIVRKLSFTGSTRTGKLLMRQAADTLKKVSLELGGNAPFIVFDDADLDAAVKGAMASKFRNTGQTCVCVNRFFIQDGVYEAFTGKLAEAVAAMRVGSALDGETEQGPLINAAALAKVELHVGDALEKGATLLCGGRRHALGGTFYEPTILTEANSDMLIAQDETFGPVAACFRFKDEAEVLQRANDTPYGLSAYFYSRDIGRVWRMAEGLEAGMVGINEGIISTEVAPFGGIKESGLGREGSKYGLEDYLEIKYLLMGGL, from the coding sequence ATGAGCGTATTGATCCGTAACGGCAATTTCATCGATGGCCAATGGTCCAGCGGTGGTCCGACTTATCCGGTGTTGAACCCGGCCAATGGCGAGCTGATTGCCGAGGTGCAAAAGTCGGGTGCCGAAGAAACCAACCTCGCCATCGCCGCCGCCAACCGGGCCTTACCGGCCTGGCGCAAGCTGACCGCCAAAGAACGTAGCCAGCGCCTCAAGCGTTGGAGCGAGCTAATGCTGAGTCACCAGAAGGACCTGGCTACTTTGCTCAGTCGCGAGCAGGGCAAGCCATTGGCCGAAGCCATGGGCGAAGTGGTTTACGCCGCGAGTTTCCTGGAGTGGTTCGCCGAAGAAGCCAAGCGCGCTTACGGCGATGTGATTCCGAGCCACAAGGCTGACGCCAGAATCATTGTGATCAAGGAGGCCATCGGCGTCGTGGCGGCGATCACTCCTTGGAACTTTCCGCTGGCGATGGTCACCCGCAAGGTCGGCCCGGCGCTGGCGGCAGGTTGCACCATGATCCTGAAACCGTCGGAGGAAACGCCGTTGTCAGCCTTCGCACTGGCGGTGCTGGCCGAGCAGGCGGGCATTCCGGCCGGCGTATTCAACGTGGTTTCCGGTGACGCGGTGGCGATTGGCGGGGCGCTGCAAGCCTCCGGCATCGTGCGCAAACTGTCGTTCACTGGCTCGACCCGCACCGGCAAGCTGCTGATGCGCCAAGCGGCGGATACGCTGAAAAAAGTCTCGCTGGAACTGGGCGGCAACGCGCCGTTCATTGTGTTCGACGACGCGGATCTGGACGCCGCCGTCAAAGGCGCCATGGCTTCGAAATTTCGCAACACCGGGCAGACGTGTGTCTGCGTCAACCGCTTCTTCATCCAGGATGGCGTCTACGAAGCTTTCACCGGCAAACTCGCCGAAGCGGTCGCGGCGATGCGCGTCGGCAGCGCGCTGGACGGTGAAACCGAGCAAGGTCCGCTGATCAACGCGGCCGCATTGGCCAAGGTTGAATTGCACGTCGGTGATGCCCTGGAGAAGGGCGCCACCCTGTTGTGCGGTGGTCGTCGGCATGCGCTGGGCGGCACGTTCTACGAACCGACCATTCTCACCGAGGCCAACAGCGACATGCTGATCGCCCAGGACGAAACCTTTGGCCCGGTCGCTGCGTGCTTTCGTTTCAAGGATGAAGCCGAAGTGCTGCAACGGGCCAACGACACGCCCTACGGCTTATCTGCTTATTTCTATAGCCGCGACATCGGTCGTGTCTGGCGCATGGCCGAAGGCCTGGAAGCCGGCATGGTCGGGATCAACGAAGGGATCATCTCCACCGAAGTCGCGCCGTTCGGCGGCATCAAGGAATCGGGCCTGGGACGTGAAGGCTCCAAGTACGGCCTGGAAGACTACCTGGAAATCAAATACTTGTTGATGGGCGGCCTTTAG
- a CDS encoding cytochrome b/b6 domain-containing protein, translating into MSQPTASPSVTLPRRAGSHPRWLRLTHWLNALAVLVMVTSGWRIYNASPLYSFSFPSSITLGGWLGGALQWHFAAMWFLAINGLIYLIINIATGRLYRRFLPVSPKGVLHDVWAALRGRLGHADLSHYNQVQRLAYLFVMLDITLMVLSGLVLWKSVQFPLLRTLMGGYEGARQVHFVGMSLLMAFVVVHLVMVLLVPKTLWAMIVGHKEHA; encoded by the coding sequence ATGTCTCAGCCTACTGCTTCACCCAGCGTAACCCTCCCACGCAGGGCCGGCAGCCATCCGCGCTGGTTACGGCTGACCCATTGGCTCAATGCCCTGGCGGTGTTGGTGATGGTGACCAGTGGGTGGCGAATCTACAACGCGTCGCCCCTCTACAGCTTCAGCTTTCCATCTTCCATCACCCTGGGCGGCTGGCTCGGTGGAGCACTGCAATGGCATTTTGCAGCGATGTGGTTCCTGGCCATCAATGGCTTGATTTACCTGATCATTAATATTGCCACTGGCCGCCTGTATCGACGTTTTTTGCCGGTGTCGCCCAAAGGCGTGTTGCATGACGTGTGGGCAGCGCTTCGGGGGCGGTTGGGTCACGCTGATCTGAGTCACTACAACCAGGTCCAGCGCCTTGCCTATCTGTTTGTCATGCTCGATATCACCCTGATGGTGCTGTCCGGGTTAGTGCTGTGGAAGTCCGTGCAGTTCCCGCTGCTGCGTACCCTGATGGGCGGTTACGAAGGGGCGCGGCAAGTCCACTTTGTCGGCATGTCGCTGCTGATGGCCTTCGTGGTGGTTCATCTGGTGATGGTGCTGTTGGTGCCGAAAACACTGTGGGCCATGATCGTCGGTCACAAGGAGCACGCATGA
- a CDS encoding LysR substrate-binding domain-containing protein: protein MRQLPSLNMLRVFEEVARHRSFSQAALGLNVTQGAVSRQIKQLEDYLGVALFIRTPQGLALTDTGGVLSPHLSDAFDHIERALQAVRVPNLRQRLRIVAPPTWATRWLSAHLRVFCQRYPDISLSVTHQTGHDSLTEADCHIRFGLDAASHCSSELLVMERHIAVASPELFINGQPPDLRHYPLLHILHNGKRLKVWENWLAAMGREDVDAGQGLEFSTLDQVIHTTLAGGGLAVIDRQMIERELANGSLLPITPVEVIGPYGYWLDVANDKQGLSKVRLFTEWLGWVSNP, encoded by the coding sequence ATGCGTCAACTGCCCTCGCTCAACATGCTGCGAGTCTTCGAAGAAGTCGCGCGGCATCGCAGTTTCAGCCAGGCGGCCCTGGGTCTGAACGTCACCCAAGGTGCTGTCAGCCGCCAGATCAAGCAGCTCGAAGACTACCTCGGTGTCGCCCTGTTCATCCGCACGCCTCAAGGCTTGGCGCTGACCGACACCGGCGGCGTCCTCTCCCCGCATCTGAGTGACGCGTTCGATCACATCGAACGTGCCCTGCAAGCGGTGCGTGTGCCCAACCTGCGCCAGCGCCTGAGGATCGTCGCACCACCGACCTGGGCCACCCGCTGGCTATCGGCGCATTTGCGCGTGTTCTGCCAACGTTACCCGGACATCAGCCTCAGCGTGACCCACCAGACCGGCCACGACAGCCTCACCGAGGCCGACTGCCACATCCGCTTCGGTCTCGACGCCGCCAGCCATTGCAGCAGTGAACTGCTGGTGATGGAACGGCACATCGCCGTAGCCAGTCCGGAGCTGTTCATCAATGGCCAGCCGCCGGACCTGCGGCACTATCCATTGCTGCATATCCTGCACAACGGCAAACGTTTGAAGGTCTGGGAGAACTGGTTAGCGGCGATGGGCCGTGAGGATGTTGATGCCGGACAAGGGCTGGAATTCAGCACGCTCGACCAAGTGATCCACACAACCCTGGCCGGTGGTGGCCTGGCCGTGATCGACCGGCAAATGATTGAGAGGGAACTGGCCAACGGCAGCCTACTGCCGATCACCCCGGTGGAAGTGATCGGGCCGTATGGCTACTGGCTGGACGTGGCAAACGACAAGCAGGGGTTGTCGAAAGTGCGGTTGTTTACCGAGTGGTTGGGGTGGGTCAGTAACCCCTGA
- a CDS encoding GNAT family N-acetyltransferase — MPQISHFKTPCPEHITGQILQLVVDNLTEISAVALPPSNLLYNVYQYAIGYEVHLYLEALGGAKGIAVELIVATQIDDPEKVIGFLLYLPIKDDPDACGVIYMAVDAGHRRQGVARAMVREMVGRYPHAELTCAVAKVTCFESMGFQVLGARATQVLMNTRDQSTGGLMGLLDTAPIYSSLEVRQIHTYLLQKHGKRAMVDAEKQRDRHLDQLTRKANECVRQRLGDGALPTGAAGLRLV; from the coding sequence ATGCCCCAGATCAGTCACTTTAAAACCCCGTGCCCCGAGCACATCACTGGCCAGATTCTGCAACTGGTCGTCGATAACCTGACCGAGATCAGCGCGGTGGCGCTGCCGCCGAGCAACCTGCTGTACAACGTCTACCAGTACGCAATCGGTTATGAGGTTCATCTTTACCTGGAGGCGCTCGGCGGGGCGAAAGGCATTGCGGTGGAGTTAATTGTCGCCACGCAGATTGACGATCCCGAGAAGGTCATCGGCTTCTTGCTGTACCTGCCGATCAAGGATGATCCCGATGCGTGCGGTGTGATCTATATGGCGGTGGACGCCGGCCATCGGCGGCAGGGTGTTGCCCGGGCGATGGTGCGGGAAATGGTCGGGCGCTATCCGCACGCTGAACTGACATGTGCCGTGGCCAAGGTTACGTGTTTCGAGTCGATGGGGTTTCAAGTGCTGGGCGCGCGAGCAACTCAGGTGTTGATGAATACCCGTGATCAGAGCACTGGCGGTTTGATGGGCTTGCTGGACACGGCGCCGATCTACAGCTCGCTTGAGGTGCGGCAGATACATACCTACTTGCTGCAAAAACATGGCAAGCGGGCGATGGTTGATGCCGAAAAACAACGAGATCGGCACCTTGACCAGCTCACCCGCAAAGCCAACGAATGCGTGCGTCAGCGCTTGGGCGATGGCGCCTTGCCAACGGGCGCCGCTGGGCTGCGTTTAGTCTAA
- a CDS encoding pentapeptide MXKDX repeat protein, which produces MKKLATAVLSMCLAMGVASVYAADTTSNDSMSKDSMSKDAMSKDTMKKDTMKKDSMAKDTMKKDSMSKDAMSNDTMKKDTMSKDAMKKQAPSY; this is translated from the coding sequence ATGAAAAAATTAGCCACCGCCGTACTCTCCATGTGCCTGGCCATGGGGGTCGCCAGCGTGTATGCCGCCGACACCACGAGCAACGACAGCATGAGCAAGGACTCGATGTCCAAAGACGCCATGTCCAAAGACACCATGAAAAAAGACACGATGAAAAAGGACTCCATGGCCAAGGACACCATGAAAAAAGACAGCATGTCCAAAGATGCGATGTCCAACGACACCATGAAGAAAGACACCATGTCCAAGGATGCGATGAAAAAACAAGCGCCGTCGTACTGA